A portion of the uncultured Fibrobacter sp. genome contains these proteins:
- a CDS encoding DUF3300 domain-containing protein, with amino-acid sequence MFTESKAQKSLAAPFATRHVWLWFLLAAILCLPNTARASDQFTPAELDTLVSTIALYPDPLLVQVLAASVHGDEIPGASDWANQHKHLKGTDLAEQIKLHDLPYDASVQALIPFPTVLATMAKYQVWTDQLGDAVASQKEDVMDAVQRMRNAAYEHGHLRTNDQVKVIKEKTIVIEPVQREYVYVPVYNPHVVYYVYSNGYPGLRYRSGVWLGGTYTTWGWGSSWFEWDTHLIYVHDYRWYHNRPRPHHPPRYHQPPPSRHDHYAEPPRRPAKTPMNHHTAPRNQSYVAPQKSYNQVDVQRHSAYPNQVMTIKQADNNWQNRYAEPNRDQSYGKTTSTRSSQRNYDDSRSNSRSSGNSRGGGFGRSMRK; translated from the coding sequence ATGTTTACCGAATCAAAGGCTCAAAAAAGTTTAGCCGCTCCGTTTGCAACCAGACACGTCTGGCTGTGGTTTTTGTTGGCGGCCATACTGTGCTTGCCGAACACCGCCCGTGCAAGCGATCAGTTTACGCCGGCAGAGCTCGACACGCTCGTTTCGACCATCGCGCTCTACCCTGACCCGCTCCTGGTGCAGGTCCTTGCCGCATCCGTTCATGGGGACGAAATTCCGGGAGCATCCGACTGGGCGAATCAGCACAAGCATTTAAAGGGCACAGACCTCGCCGAACAGATCAAGCTCCACGACCTCCCCTACGATGCAAGCGTACAAGCATTGATCCCGTTCCCCACAGTCCTTGCCACCATGGCCAAGTACCAAGTCTGGACAGACCAGCTGGGCGACGCGGTTGCCAGTCAAAAAGAAGATGTGATGGATGCCGTGCAGCGTATGCGTAACGCAGCCTACGAACACGGGCACCTTCGGACAAACGACCAGGTCAAGGTCATCAAGGAAAAGACCATTGTCATCGAACCGGTTCAAAGGGAATACGTGTATGTCCCCGTGTACAATCCGCATGTGGTCTATTACGTCTATTCCAACGGATATCCGGGGCTGCGATACCGTAGCGGAGTCTGGCTCGGCGGCACGTACACCACGTGGGGCTGGGGTTCCAGCTGGTTCGAATGGGACACGCATCTGATTTACGTTCACGATTACCGCTGGTACCACAACAGGCCCCGTCCGCATCACCCGCCTCGCTACCACCAGCCGCCTCCCTCCAGGCACGATCATTATGCGGAACCGCCAAGGCGACCGGCTAAGACGCCGATGAATCACCATACGGCGCCCCGTAACCAAAGTTACGTTGCCCCGCAAAAGTCATACAACCAGGTCGATGTCCAACGCCATTCGGCATACCCCAACCAGGTCATGACCATCAAGCAGGCGGACAACAACTGGCAAAACCGCTATGCCGAACCAAACCGGGACCAAAGTTACGGTAAGACAACATCTACCCGAAGCAGTC